The Onychomys torridus chromosome 4, mOncTor1.1, whole genome shotgun sequence DNA window ctgccctacCCCCACCACTGCCCTGTTTGTTTTAGTTACGAAATGCTGTGGGCACCTTGGATTTAACTGAAAAGTAACCTTGAAACACCGAGGCCCGCATGTCAGAGACAAATTGCAGCCGACCAGGCATTGGCTGCAACTAAGAGGTGCTCTCCGGGACGCCTGGGGTAGGTAGCCAGAAAAAGGTCTGAGATAGCTGACAACTAAGGCGGCCTGACCATGCGTGTCCTGTGCGCCTCCGGAGGCCGCCTCAGGACTTAACTGTAATAGGGAGGGGCCTCCGGAGCAGCCGCCAGCTAGTTAAAGGTGTGTACAGTTTTTCTAAATAGGACAGCGCTTAGCAAATTGGCTGTCACCTGCTTGTTGTTTTGACAGGGAATGTGCGCGGAGAGGATAGAAAGCTGGGATAAATAAATCTGGCTAGCCTCGGCTCTGCGGGGCACCGAGGCGGTACGCGCCCTCGGATTGATGTATCGGGTGctcagggagaagaggaggggtggggcaggagtCCAGAGCTTCTCCAGGGGTGGCCTGATCCCAGGTGCCTGGGTCCACGGAAGACTCCCCATGGACTCAAAGAAAGGGACTCCACCAGGGCGCCCGCGCGCCTGCTTGCAGGTTCGGGTCTTGGGAGTACGGGGGACAGCAGGAGCTGCGCTGGCTCCCGGCGCCGAGCGGCAGGTGCGGAGAGCCGGACCGGGCTTCCTCTCACCTAAGTGTGAGATGATTATTCAAATGGGCTGCCCGGGGTCTGGGGATTGGAGGCCTGCGCCAGCGCGCCGCGCTATATCACCAGCCGCCCACGTCACTGCGGCACTTGTCCGCTGCGCGGtccacacctcctcctccccctcctctagcttccccccccccccccccgcgccgcTAGCTTCCCGCCGCCTCCCGGCAGCTCGACACTGCCAGCCTCAGCCTGAACCGGCAGCCCCAGGAGCGCGGCGACGGAGGGCACGCCCGACGGCAGGGCTCAGGTTCCGGCCTCCTAGGTTCTTTGACCCCCTCCTCCACCAGCTACCTTCCCGCCCACTCCCAGCTACCTCCCGCGGCCTGCCgcgggagagagaggaagtggagccgagggagagagagagagagagagagggagcgcgagagagggagggagggaggggacggTGCCttagctgactttttttttttttaagagggtgggggggggggctgattgCTGGTCGTTTGTTGTGGCTGTTAAATTTTAAACCGCCATGCACTCGGCTTCCAGTATGCTGGGAGCAGTGAAGATGGAAGGGCACGAGCCATCCGACTGGAGCAGCTACTACGCGGAGCCGGAGGTAAGCGCTGGCCTTCGCCAGGGGAAAGTGGGGTGGTAGCTGTCTCAGAGTCCCCAGCCTCCGCATGCTCCCTTCACGGgcacccgccccccccccacccctagcCTTCCTGGACAGCCGCCTTTTCCGCCCTCCTTCGACTCAAATGGGTCTCTTTTTTATACGACACACTGTTAGCCTTGAGATAATATTAACTTTGTGATCAAATATTGACTTGCGGCGCCTCCAAATCCTCTTCGTGGCCGAGCCACGCACTATCCTAACAGAGTTATGTTTGGCAGCGCGcggctggggaggggtgggaggtcGGCTGGCGAGGGGGTGGGGAGCTGCAGAAGAGAAGGTGGGTAGGAGTTGGGGACAGAGGTGCAGGCAAAGAGTCAAAGACTAgtggacaaagagaaagaaagtttgTGGCGATGAAGCCAGGACACTAACAGTTCGGAGCCGAGCTGGCGATCCCTTCCCTATTCCTCCACGCAATGCCTCCAACTGCCCGCGGACTCTGCTCAGGCACTGCACTTCATTCCCCTGTGACTAATGAGTGGGGTCCCGGTACGAAGGCCCAGAATAGGGGACACTGAGACTATTTCCACTTGAGACTGCCCCAGTGACGTTCCAAAGGTGGCTTTTGACGACCAGGGATAGCAACAGAGATTGCTTGGTGCTGACTCAGTATGCCCGCCAGAGGGTTTGGGGAGCCCCTGAGGAGAGTAAAATACATTTGGACGCCTAACTTGGTGGTGGTCCAGGGCACCGATGTTCTAGAATCTGGGCAAGGAGCGAGCCTCAAGCCTAGAACTGCAGCCCGCTGGCCACCTCTCCTAGGGCGATCACCCGTCCTGCTCGCTTTGAGGCACAAGAGGACTTGGAATTGGTGAACTCGGacccagggaaagaaagagatcCTGCAGAGGCCTCCACAAAGGCGGAGGACTGGGTCCTACCGATGTGTGGGAGGGTCTGGCACTTTCAGCCTAGGTGCTaacctgtctcctctctgggctCTGTCTGCAGGGCTACTCTTCCGTGAGCAACATGAACGCCGGCCTGGGAATGAACGGGATGAACACTTACATGAGCATGTCCGCCGCCGCTATGGGCAGCGGTTCCGGCAACATGAGCGCGGGCTCCATGAACATGTCATCATATGTGGGCGCTGGAATGAGCCCGTCTCTAGCTGGCATGTCCCCGGGCGCGGGCGCCATGGCGGGCATGAGTGGCTCAGCTGGGGCGGCCGGCGTGGCAGGCATGGGACCTCATCTGAGTCCGAGCCTGAGCCCGCTCGGGGGACAGGCGGCCGGGGCCATGGGTGGCCTTGCTCCCTATGCCAACATGAACTCGATGAGCCCCATGTACGGGCAGGCGGGCCTGAGTCGTGCGCGGGACCCCAAGACCTACCGACGCAGCTATACACACGCCAAGCCTCCCTACTCGTACATCTCGCTCATCACCATGGCCATCCAGCAGAGTCCCAACAAGATGCTGACGTTGAGCGAGATATACCAGTGGATCATGGACCTCTTCCCTTTCTACCGACAGAACCAGCAGCGCTGGCAGAACTCCATCCGTCACTCGCTCTCCTTCAACGACTGCTTTCTCAAGGTGCCCCGCTCTCCGGACAAGCCTGGCAAGGGCTCCTTCTGGACCCTGCACCCTGACTCCGGCAACATGTTTGAGAACGGTTGCTACTTGCGCCGCCAGAAGCGCTTCAAATGTGAGAAGCAGCTGGCACTGAAGGAAGCCGCGGGTGCAGGCGGTGGCGGAGGCAAGAAGACAGCTGCTGGGACCCAAGCCTCGCAGGCTCAGCTCGGGGAGGCTGCGGGCTCGGCCTCTGAGACTCCGGCGGGCACCGAGTCCCCCCATTCGAGCTCTTCCCCATGTCAGGAACACAAGCGAGGCGGCCTGGGCGAGCTGAAGGGAACACCTGCCTCCGCGCTGAGTCCCCCGGAACCGGCGCCCTCgcctgggcagcagcagcaggctgcaGCCCACCTGCTGGGTCCACCTCACCACCCAGTCCTACCACCGGAGGCCCACCTGAAGCCGGAGCACCATTACGCCTTCAACCATCCCTTCTCTATCAACAACCTTATGTCCTCCGAGCAAcaacaccaccacagccaccaccaccatcagcccCACAAAATGGACCTCAA harbors:
- the Foxa2 gene encoding hepatocyte nuclear factor 3-beta isoform X3, translated to MSGVPGYSSVSNMNAGLGMNGMNTYMSMSAAAMGSGSGNMSAGSMNMSSYVGAGMSPSLAGMSPGAGAMAGMSGSAGAAGVAGMGPHLSPSLSPLGGQAAGAMGGLAPYANMNSMSPMYGQAGLSRARDPKTYRRSYTHAKPPYSYISLITMAIQQSPNKMLTLSEIYQWIMDLFPFYRQNQQRWQNSIRHSLSFNDCFLKVPRSPDKPGKGSFWTLHPDSGNMFENGCYLRRQKRFKCEKQLALKEAAGAGGGGGKKTAAGTQASQAQLGEAAGSASETPAGTESPHSSSSPCQEHKRGGLGELKGTPASALSPPEPAPSPGQQQQAAAHLLGPPHHPVLPPEAHLKPEHHYAFNHPFSINNLMSSEQQHHHSHHHHQPHKMDLKAYEQVMHYPGGYGSPMPGSLAMGPVTNKAGLDASPLAADTSYYQGVYSRPIMNSS
- the Foxa2 gene encoding hepatocyte nuclear factor 3-beta isoform X2, with product MLGAVKMEGHEPSDWSSYYAEPEGYSSVSNMNAGLGMNGMNTYMSMSAAAMGSGSGNMSAGSMNMSSYVGAGMSPSLAGMSPGAGAMAGMSGSAGAAGVAGMGPHLSPSLSPLGGQAAGAMGGLAPYANMNSMSPMYGQAGLSRARDPKTYRRSYTHAKPPYSYISLITMAIQQSPNKMLTLSEIYQWIMDLFPFYRQNQQRWQNSIRHSLSFNDCFLKVPRSPDKPGKGSFWTLHPDSGNMFENGCYLRRQKRFKCEKQLALKEAAGAGGGGGKKTAAGTQASQAQLGEAAGSASETPAGTESPHSSSSPCQEHKRGGLGELKGTPASALSPPEPAPSPGQQQQAAAHLLGPPHHPVLPPEAHLKPEHHYAFNHPFSINNLMSSEQQHHHSHHHHQPHKMDLKAYEQVMHYPGGYGSPMPGSLAMGPVTNKAGLDASPLAADTSYYQGVYSRPIMNSS
- the Foxa2 gene encoding hepatocyte nuclear factor 3-beta isoform X1, with the translated sequence MHSASSMLGAVKMEGHEPSDWSSYYAEPEGYSSVSNMNAGLGMNGMNTYMSMSAAAMGSGSGNMSAGSMNMSSYVGAGMSPSLAGMSPGAGAMAGMSGSAGAAGVAGMGPHLSPSLSPLGGQAAGAMGGLAPYANMNSMSPMYGQAGLSRARDPKTYRRSYTHAKPPYSYISLITMAIQQSPNKMLTLSEIYQWIMDLFPFYRQNQQRWQNSIRHSLSFNDCFLKVPRSPDKPGKGSFWTLHPDSGNMFENGCYLRRQKRFKCEKQLALKEAAGAGGGGGKKTAAGTQASQAQLGEAAGSASETPAGTESPHSSSSPCQEHKRGGLGELKGTPASALSPPEPAPSPGQQQQAAAHLLGPPHHPVLPPEAHLKPEHHYAFNHPFSINNLMSSEQQHHHSHHHHQPHKMDLKAYEQVMHYPGGYGSPMPGSLAMGPVTNKAGLDASPLAADTSYYQGVYSRPIMNSS